The sequence below is a genomic window from Paenibacillus sp. DCT19.
AGCTTATTCGTCTGATCCGTTTGAAATGAATCTTTGTTGAATACATCATGCCAGGTTCCCGCTACAGAAAGCGTGAGATCGAGCGAGCGGGATTGATCACCAGCGTTGAGTATAAGCACGAAATATTCCCCTGTGTGCGGATCATGTCGTTCGATAACTAGGCAAGGATCGCCAGCACTGGCATGGAGCATGTTGAGATTAGCGCTGCGAAGTGCAGGATGTTGTTTGCGTAAATGAATGATTGTTGTGAAGAAACTAAGAAGATCCTTGTTTTGTTTGTCTTCGTCCCATTCCATGCATTTACGGCAGCCAGGATCGTAGCCACCTTCGAGCCCAACCTCATCTCCATAATAGATGCAAGGTACGCCAGGATAGGTGAAGAGCAGGAGCAGGGCGAGCTTCATTTTGCGTACATCCCCCTTACATTCGGTCAGTAGTCGCGGCGTATCATGGCTATCTAACAGGTTAAATGAAACCTCAGTAACCGATTGAGGATAAGCAATAAGCAGTTTACCGATCTCGTCAGCGAACCCTAGGCCATCCAGCTTACCGTGTACAGCATAATCGAGCACAGAGTTAGTAAACGGGTAGTTCATCACCGCGTCAAACTGGTCACCCTGAAGCCACATGATGGAATCATGCCAGATTTCACCCAATAGGTAGGCATCGGGGTTAATGCTTTTGACGGTTTGTCGGAATTCACGCCAAAATTGATGATCCACCTCATTAGCCACATCAAGTCGCCAGCCATCTATGCCGATGTCCTGAATCCAGTAACGTGCCACTTCCAGCAGATAGGATTTCACCTCAGGATGCTCTGTATTTAACTTAGGCATCAAGGGTTCGAAGGCAAAGGTATCATACGTTGGTATGCCATCCTCGATCCGTGCCGGCCAATCCCGAACGTGGAACCAATCAGCATAGGGGGATAATGCACCATTTTCAAGGATATCGGCAAAAGGGAAAAACTCTCGGCCTGAGTGGTTAAATACCGCATCTAGAATCACTCGTATCCCACGCTTATGACAGGCATCCACCAGTTCTTTCAGTTTCTCATTCGTGCCGAAATGAGGATCTACCTTGAGATAGTTGCCAGTGTTGTATTTATGGTTCGTCGTTGCCTGGAACAATGGACAGAAATAGATTGCGTTAATGCCGAGGTTAACCAGATGGTCGAGGTGGTTGATAATGCCCTGCAAGTCACCTCCGAAAAAATTAACTGGCGTAGGCTCACCGCCCCACGGCTCCGCATTGGCTGGACTGATGGAGGGATCGCCATTAGCGTAACGTTCAGGGAATATTTGATAAAAAACAGCTTCTTTTACCCAAGCAGGAGCTTCAAAAATATCTGCCGGATTCATAAATGGGAAATCGAAGAACTCCAACGAATTTTCCGGCAGTGCTGTCTCGAATCTGCGTTCGGTCATCCACACACATTGATCATCCTTCTCTAACCGGAAACCGTAACGTAACCGGCGATAAGGTGGCTGTACCTCAACTTCCCAATAATCGAACAAGGCATCGCTGGTGAACAGATGCATGGGGAGAGTTTCCATCGTTCGATCCCACGCATACTTATCCCCGATAATGGCATAGGCGGCGTCTACATCTCCGCGCTTGGATCTCAGCCGAAGATGCATTGTAGAGCGGTCATAAGCGTACGACCAATTTAATTTGGGACGATGGTAAATAGCTTCGAGTAGCATTGAAGTCACTCCTTATGGATAAAAGTTATAGAACCCGGCTATAAACGCAAAAAAGGCACAACCCCCAATGTTCACGAGGTTGTACCTTACGGCAGCATAGCCTTTTGATTATAGCGTTATTATACGAACTAAATCTGCAAAAGAAAACACTTTTTTTTACTTTTATCTCACTTTTTTGATTTTTCCGTAATGAGCACTACAGCTTATAGATCATAACCAAGCTTAGCTGCATATTTAACCAGCTCATTGTTGGACTGCTCAATCAGTTTAGCACCTTGAGCGAGTTTAGCGTTACCTTGTTTCAGCAACGTGCTGTTCACTTTAGTTTTGGATACCGACTTCTTGAACAACTGGTACGCTTCAAGCTGTGTGTAGCTTCCTTTGACCAGTTTGGCATGAATTTTTTGTAATTCAGCATTTTGTGGTTTTACTAGTTTTAGCTTAGATACATATTTGGTGTAGTTAGGGATTGCGGTATTGGTCAATTTCAGAAACACAGATTTGCGATTAGCAGAAGTGATAATAGTACCGCCACTTACCGCGTTGAACGCTTTTTCTTCATATACTGCCGCTTCTGTCAATTTATCAATGTAGTCCAGAAAATCGATCTCTTCGTCCGTTGGTAACGGCTCGTCTTGGGATGTATCGTAACCATATTCACTGTCTTCTGAGTAGGCAGGTGTTGTATCCTCAGCTGCAGCAGCATAAGAACCAGCAGGTAGGAATACGCCTCCAAGCAAAGCAAAACTCATAATCAATGATAATATCCAAGATTTCTTCATGTTTCATAACCCCCATCTAATTTATGTATATTATTCCAATGGGTAATCTAACATAGTGCGACAGTAAATTACAGGAATAGATTTACATAAAATCGTTCTGAACGATAATCACGAAATAATACCTAATCAACAGTTCGTATGGGATGCAAGAGGTAGGTATAAAGAGGTATGAGCATGTTCATATGTGAAAACAAGAGGGAGCTCCTCTTAGATAATCATAAATTACGCATTGTTTAATAAGTGAAATAATACATAAATGTATGTTTGATAAAAATAAAATTAATGAGGAATATAGATGGAACGCTCACAGTCCCTATATTAATAAGTAATAGGAGCCCGAATTATATCCGAATACCTCGGATTTTTTTTCCAAATAAATGCTTGAACAAAGCACATAACTACATTACAATACAAATGAGAATGAGATTCAATATCATTTAGAAGACAAAGGGGAGTCGGGTTACGATGTTTAGATTCAAGAAAAAGCTATTGATG
It includes:
- a CDS encoding glycoside hydrolase family 13 protein, with translation MLLEAIYHRPKLNWSYAYDRSTMHLRLRSKRGDVDAAYAIIGDKYAWDRTMETLPMHLFTSDALFDYWEVEVQPPYRRLRYGFRLEKDDQCVWMTERRFETALPENSLEFFDFPFMNPADIFEAPAWVKEAVFYQIFPERYANGDPSISPANAEPWGGEPTPVNFFGGDLQGIINHLDHLVNLGINAIYFCPLFQATTNHKYNTGNYLKVDPHFGTNEKLKELVDACHKRGIRVILDAVFNHSGREFFPFADILENGALSPYADWFHVRDWPARIEDGIPTYDTFAFEPLMPKLNTEHPEVKSYLLEVARYWIQDIGIDGWRLDVANEVDHQFWREFRQTVKSINPDAYLLGEIWHDSIMWLQGDQFDAVMNYPFTNSVLDYAVHGKLDGLGFADEIGKLLIAYPQSVTEVSFNLLDSHDTPRLLTECKGDVRKMKLALLLLFTYPGVPCIYYGDEVGLEGGYDPGCRKCMEWDEDKQNKDLLSFFTTIIHLRKQHPALRSANLNMLHASAGDPCLVIERHDPHTGEYFVLILNAGDQSRSLDLTLSVAGTWHDVFNKDSFQTDQTNKLQIEAFGFRLLQLKNMKQ